GCTCGGTCGCGCTCGACCAGATCCGGTGCCTGCCGGCCAGGCGCCTCGCGCGCAGGCTCGGCCAGGCCGACGCCGCGCCAGCGCGGCGCATCCTGCGGGCGATGTTCGCGTGAGCCGATGAGCGCCATGCCGGAGGCCGCAGTCCTTTTCGCTGACGTGAGCGGCAGCACCAGGCTGTACGAGACAGCCGGCGATCAGGCGGCGCACGCCGCCATCGAGCGCTGCGTCGGCATCATGCGGCAGAAGACCGAGGCTGCGCGCGGCAAGGTGATCAAGACGATCGGCGACGAGGTGATGTCCACATTCCCGAGCGCGGACGCCGCGGCCGACGCCGCGATCGAGATGCAAAGCGCGATCAACGAGCTGCTTCCGGTGGGCGGCACCAAGATCGGCATCCGCATCGGCTTTTACTACGGCCCGATCGTGGAGAAAGACGGTGACGTGTTCGGCGATGCCGTGAATGTGGCTGCGCGCCTGTCGCACGTCGCGGTGAAGGGCCAGATCATCACCGCGCGCGAAACCGTGCTGCGGATGTCGCCGATGCTGAAGAGCGCGACACGCAAGATCAGCCAGATCGCGGTCAAGGGCAAGTCCGAGCCGATCGAAGCCTACGAGCTGATGTGGCAGCAGAGCGAGGACGCGACCACGCTCGCCGCCGCGCGTTCGGTGCTCAAGCCGAAGAACGCGGTGCTGCGCCTGAAGATGCAGCAGGGCGGAGAAACCGTCCTGTCGGACGAGCGCACGGTGGTCTCGCTCGGGCGCGATCCCGCGGCCGATCTGGTGGTGCGCGACCGCATGGCTTCGCGTTCGCACGGCAAGATCGAGCGGCGGCTGGAC
This genomic interval from Nitrospirota bacterium contains the following:
- a CDS encoding adenylate/guanylate cyclase domain-containing protein; the encoded protein is MPEAAVLFADVSGSTRLYETAGDQAAHAAIERCVGIMRQKTEAARGKVIKTIGDEVMSTFPSADAAADAAIEMQSAINELLPVGGTKIGIRIGFYYGPIVEKDGDVFGDAVNVAARLSHVAVKGQIITARETVLRMSPMLKSATRKISQIAVKGKSEPIEAYELMWQQSEDATTLAAARSVLKPKNAVLRLKMQQGGETVLSDERTVVSLGRDPAADLVVRDRMASRSHGKIERRLD